In Bradyrhizobium guangzhouense, the DNA window TCAGCTTTTCTGGATCTGTAAAGAGATCGAAAAACCCCTCGTGCCCCTCGATCGCATTAGGGCTTGATCGCATTCCGGCCTTAGCAAGTTTGGCGGCAAGGACGCCGTTCTGCGCTGCGAATCCTGCATGTAGCGGTTTGGTCATGTATCCGAAGTTTTGACGTAATCCAGATGCAAGCGAGGCTGCAATTCCGAAGGCTTCTAGCATGAGCTTGCCATCAAGCCCCAACAGGTTTCCGGCGGCAGCGGCAGCTCCGAATGTCCCGAGCGAGGAAGTTGTGTGCCAGCCACGACCATTGTGTTCATAGGTTACGGCGATGCCGAGACGGCCTTCCATCTCGACACCGGCCGCATAGGCCGCAATGATATCTGCACCCGAAGCTGCCAGTTCGTCTGCGAGCGCAAGGATAGCGGGCAATACTGGGGCGGATGGATGCCCCACCATCGCATAATTACCGTCGTCGAAGTCATGCGCATGAGCCATAGCGCCATTGGCCAGAGCAGCATTTCGAGCTGTCGTTCGCAGCGCAGTATTCCAGACACGTGCCTTTCCTGGTTCTTCGGCGAAGAACCCGCCCATGACTCCCGCAACTTCCTCAGCTTTCGCCGCTAGGGCAACAGACAACGTGTCGGCAATGCCCCTCTTTGCGGCCTCGACGGCGGCAGCGGACATTGATTCGAACTTCAGCTCCGCGCAGAAGTCAGCAAGGATGCGGCCGACTTCCGGTCGCTGCTTTTGAGAGTCTGACGCTCTTTTCGCGTTCATTTTGCTTCCTTTTGCTTATCTATCGATTATGCCGACCAGACGTTTTTGTCCGGCCAATTCGGTTCGAGCTCGATTGGCATAGGTCCGCCATTTTTCAAATCGCGCCTTCGGTGCGCGGCAGCGCGATCCGGCCGCTTACGCATCCAGTTCGGCGAGAATTCGCCGTACACTTTCGAACCTCCCAATCGTCTTGCGATCCCAAATCTAACTTTTTCTTAGTTCGACACTCCGTCGATACGCAGCGCTGGTTGCAGCGCGTACTATCTTGGGAAGGGCCCCCTCACGCTCCATTTCGATCACGCCAGCCTCAGTGGTCCCTCCCGGACTTATGACGGCTCGCTTGAGCTCGGAAGGCGAGCGCGGATCAGCTGCTAACATCGCCGCCGAACCCAACATCGTCTGCGCAACGAGCAACTGAGCGAATTCTGTATCAAAATCCAGCCTCGCCAGCCGCTTGCGCCGCTGCTCAGCAAAAGCGAAAATATAGCGAGGCGCGCAGGCGTAGAACGGCATAGCCTTGTCAATCAATGCCGCGTCCACCACCCATTCAAATTTGCCGACTGGCGCGAAGACTTGCTCTACGGCCGTTTTTGCCGAGATTGGAAACGTCTGCCCGGTTACGCCGAGGCTCGTCCCTTGACCAACAAACGCAGGAAGGTTGGGCATAACGCGCGCCACTCTCGCACTGCCGCATACCTCCATTAATCGCCCAAGCGGCATGCCGGCCATAACCGAAAGAACCGGACTCTCGGCCAGCAAGCGTCGATGTCCATCAGAGAAAGTTGCAACATTCTGCGGCTTCACCGCCAATACGAGCAGATCGTAGCCTGATGATGAACTCGGAGCGTCCGGCAAGATTGATACGCCTTGAAGACCACGCACAGCGTCTTCCACTCGGCCGACATCCGGATCAACCAAGATCAATTTTAAATTAGGTAGTGCTTGGCGTACTCCTCGGATAAGAGCCGAACCCATATTTCCCCCGCCGAAGAACAGCAGTCGAGTGGACTCCTTCATCACCACCATTTCCCTATCCTGCTGGTCCAACTTTGAGATCAGGTTGCATCTGCACCGGCACGGAATTCCTCGTACATTGCCGTGCCACGCACGCCGACGAATCTGAATGGCTCGGGCGGCAGCCATCCGGGACGGCCGAGCGGTCCAGTCACCGTTTCTTGTGCGACTTTGCCGGCGACTAGTTCGGCAAGACGGCGCCCCAATGCGGTACCTTTCGCGACACCAGAGCCGTTATAGCCGGCACTTATAAAAAGCCCCTGCTCCAGCTCTCCCCAAAATGGAGCGCCTCCACGCGTGACGTCGGTAACTCCGCCCCATACGTATTCGAAGTCGATATCCGCAAGATGCGGATAACGACGGCGAAACCGATCGAGCAATCTTCGTCGGATTACGCTCTCCTTGAGCTCGGCCTCATAGGAATAGAGGCTGCGGATCATACAGCGTCCGTCGGAAAGTCTACGAAGGGTGCTACCACCGGCCCGTTGGGCCGACGTCATGCCCCATTCCGGAAGACTACCGAGCAGACGTGCCCTGTTGCCCAGCCTTTCCGTCACGCCCACATAAGTAAATAAGGAAACCAACCGATCTTTGCCGTATCCCAGCAGCTTAACAAAGGCATTGTTGGCCAGGATGACGTTCCGCGCGGATATCCGCGCCTGCGGACAAGTCAAGTGCCAACGCTCACCTACTTTTTCGATGTTGCTGACAGTGGTTCCTTCATGAAAGACAATGTCAGAAGGTAGATGATCTGCCAGACCGCGCACGAGCGCAGCCGGCTGAAATAGATGTGTAGACTCGGATCGAATGGCCAACCGATAAAAGCATGTGCCGGTTAGCTCTTCCAAAGCATCTTGTTTGTAAACCGGAAGCGTGCGGCCCTGTGTCGATGCGCTCTCGCTCATTCTCAACAGAGCCGCAGCGGCTCGCTCGCTTACAGCGGCCTTGAACGAACCGACCTGTCGAAGCCCGCAATCGATCCCGTACCGGGCCACGAGGTCTTTCAGCCAAGCCAAACCCTCGGCATCAAATACGGCTATGACGTTCTGTTTGCTTAGAGCATCGGCTGAGGCGTCAGCTCTGCTGGCCGATGCCATACTCACCGTTGGCAGATCGCTGCCAGAAAAGCCGGAATTCCGACCTGAAGCATTCTCGCCAACTGTTCCGCCGTCAATGATGAGAATATCAGTTTCGGGTTCCAGCTCTTTGAGCCTTCTTGCAACAGCGAGCCCAGTGAAACCTGCGCCTACAACGGCATGATCGACGCTCAGCTTTCCGTTGAGGGCGGGCCGGCAAATGCGAGGCGGTAGCATCGCGTTCCAACCGCTTCGCATCTGATACGTGCTTGCGCGATACATATCCGTTCTACTGTGCGAAAGCCGGCTGGCGTTTGACGCTCGACAGCCGGTTGAAAGTAAAAGGAGAAGGATCGACGATAGGTTTTTCGGAAGTAACCAGATCAGCCGTCAGATGCCCGGCCGCAGGACCAATCCCAAAGCCGTGACCGGAGTACCCGCTACTGATAAAAAATCCCGGAATGGTGTCCACTGCCCCAATGACCGGCTTTGTATCGGGCATGACATCGATCAGGCCGGCCCAGGTTGCGGCAACTCTCATATTGGCGAATACGGGAAACTCGCGACTGATATTACGCTGCGCCTGACGAAGATCGTATAGTGATGGCACGGGATCCAGGACACGTGTCTGTTCAAAAGGCGTTTGTTCATCCATGCGCCAGCGCGATTTCTGAAACAGCTCCGCAAGCGTGCGCCGCCCCAGACGCAGCCGTACATTGTTTCCACCAGTCAAAATCATCGGCAAATAGTCGACGAGATAGCGGAAACTGTCGGGCACGATTTCCGTTCGATTCCACGCGCCGTAACCTATGGTGAACCCTCCATCGTGCCGAGTGCGGATCGAAAAATCGGGGCCCTTGATCGACGTTTTTGGAGCCCCTTCCAACGGGTACGCTCGGACAAGGCTCGACATTGTCTTGAGTTGCGGCAACCGCAAACCCATATTGTTACAAAAGAGCGAAGACCAAACTCCGCCCGCCAAAACAACTGCTTCGCAAGATACTGGCCCGAGCTCCGTCACAACGCCACAAATGCGTCCCGCCCGGGTTTCAATTCCTCTCACAGCGCATGACACGACAATCTGCGCGCCGAGCGCCCTCGCCGCGCTTGCGTACGCAGCAGCTGCCAATGATGGCTCCGCCCTGCCGTCATTGGGAGAATACAGGCCGCAAGCCCACGGTCTTGACGCGCCAGGCAGCAAGGCTCGCAATTCAGCCCCTGAAACGATGCGAGCAACGATATCGTCGGGACAGGTGTTGGCGAGCCAGCTTTCACAAGCTTCTGCTTCCTCGTCGCGCTTGAATACCGTCAAAATACCCGTCTGTTTAAAGCCGACACTTTGGCCTAGCTGCCGCTCCAGATCGTTCCAGATTCGCAAACTTTCCCGGATCAACGGCATTTCTTGAGCGTCGCGCTTTTGAGCGCGAACCCAACCCTGGTTGCGTCCGGATTGCTCTGCTCCGATAAGTCCCTTCTCGCAAAGCAAGGTTGGAACCCCTCGCTTGGCCAGGTAGTAAGCAGTTGAACTGCCGATAATTCCGCCCCCTATCACGATCACTTTGGTTGAAGCGGGCAGTTGGGACATGACGAACCAGCAAAAAGTCAGGGCGAGAGACTTGGTGCATACTTAACTTAGCTATTGGATACAATCAACCAACTTCTGCGTCGAAAGGTGAGAGGGCGCTTGGATCGTACTCAAGATCAAAGCATTGCTTCGGGTTTTGGCGGAAAATCGCTTCGCGTGGGAACAATCCGGCTATCAATCAGGCGATGCACACGACGCAGATCCTTAGGCCCCCGATGTAGACTGCGAAGCGACGCCAAGTTGTCAGCGTCTGCCCGTACACGGCGGCCATGATGACGCAGATATTCGATCCACGTTGGCGAGTAGTAGCTTTCAACCCAGACGAGTGGCCGTTCAATGTCTCGTAACAAGGCCCAACGACGGGCCCAGTCACGCAAACGGATACGACGCCGTTCTCGCATCAGCTCAAGAAAGCGAAGAGTATCCTCGTGGGCAATTTCATACTCTATTAAGACCAAGACCGGCCCCGAATCCGGCTTGATCTCGACCATAGGCTCGGGCGCTTGGAATGGTCCGATGGGATCGAGATCATCGCCGGACAACGCGTGAAGCGGATATTGAAAGCCCAAGACCGCTCCGATCATCATTACGGTCCCTGCCGCCACGAAGGCGATCGAAAGACCGTGTGAACCTGCAACTTCGCCCCAAAGCCAGGATACAAGGGCCATCCCGCCGAAAGTCGCGGTCTGATAGAAGGAGAGCGCTCTTCCAACCACCCACCGTGGCGTGACAGTTGCACGGTGACGTTGAATAAGGACAATGAAATGACCCAACAGGCACCGGCGACAAGTAGTGCGATGCAGCTAAGGGGCATCGAAGTTGAAGCGCCCAACAAGATGAGCGCGAGCGCAAAATTCGCGAAAGTTGCGCGAATGACAACCTCGTTATTGAACTTGCGGACAATGGCAGCGTTTGCCAAGCCGCCGCCGATCGCACCGAAGCCAAAAGTGCCCAACATCATGCCGTAGGTTAGTGCCGTTCCCTTCAACGTGTCTCGTGCAACCAACGGAAGCAGAGCCAAAACGACGACACCGGCCAAGTTGAAGATCGCCGTTCGTAGGAGAACTCTCAAAAGATGGGGAGACACCCTGATGTAACGAAGGCCGGCACCAATCGCTGCTCCCACATGCTCGGGGGGAGCTCCGGCTTTGGATAGTGCGGCTTCCAATGCAAGAGCGCGCCTATCAGCGGCAGTGTGAGAAGAACATTCGCAGCGAACGCCGCGGCGGACCCTGCCACTACGACGACCAATCCGCCCGAGGCAGGGCCAACGCTGCGCATCATGTTGAAGCTGAGCCCATTCAAACCGACCGCGCCGGCAACATCTTCCTTTGAGATGACATCGCCTATCGAGGCTTGCCACGCGGGATTGTACAGCGCGTTGCCACAACCGATTAGAAATGTAAGGGCGAGAAGAAGCCAAGGATCCAGAACATTGAAGCAGATAGAAGTCGCGAGAACCGCGGATACTAACACCATGCCACCTTGTGCCATGATCAATATGCGACGACGACTATAATTATCCGCCAGCGCACCCGCTATCATCGAGAAGATCATCACGGGAAGGGAATTCATTGTCTGAACCAGCGCCACCATGGCCTGCGAACCCATCATAGTGGCCATGACCCAGCTGGCGCCCACCGACTGCACAAGCGTCCCGAGATTCGACATCATCGTCGCGATCCAGAGCGATCGAAACGCCTTTTGCTTTAATGGAGACAGAAACAGGGGAACCGGCACAATTGTCTCGGTGATGCTTTTGGCAACACTTGTCGCCTTCGCGATATCAAGATCGCTAGTCCTCCGCCAAACTGAGAACGCGCGCCCAATTGCGCGCATCGACCGACAGCATTCCGCTTTCATGCACCGCTTGGCGACGCCGATAGCGGTTATCGGCCGGCATGCGAGTTGATCCTGCGTGTTTCAATTCCGCTATTAGCCTCTCCAACTGTCCCTGGAACGAAGCATTCCCGCCAGCACCGGGATCAAGGGCCAAAATGAATTGCCCGGCATTCGAGGTCTTCGCCCCAGGAAAGTTGGAAGAACAATCTTCAAATCCGAAGGTGCCGCCGGAGAGTGCCGCCACCAGAACCTCGGCCATAAAGGCAAGCGACGCTCCTTTTGCTCCGCCGAACGGCAGGAGCGCCCCCCCGTCCAGTATCGCCGCCGGATCAGTAGTTACGTCTCCGTCCCTGTTAATTCCGACCCCTGAAGGAACGGGTCTACCAGCGGCAGCGTGCAGCAGGATGTCGCCGTGCGACATGATGCTCGAAGCTTGGTCCCACACCAAAGGCGGCGCGTTTGTCCTTGGACAGGCAAATGCGATCGGATTGGTGCCGAGCGTCTTTCGCTTACCCTGCCAAACAGCCATATGGCTGCGACTGTTCACCATCGCAATTGAGATCAGACCGGCGCGCGCCAGGGGTTCCACGTCCTGCCACAAAGCACCAAAATGATGCGAATTGCGGACAAACATCGTCGCGACACCTTGGCTCCGAGCCATACCAGCAAGACGGTTCGAGAAGGCGCGCGTTGCTTGTTGAGCAAACCCGTTGTCAGCCTCAACCGCCAAACAGCCGGGCCGCGTCTGCTCGCAAGCCGGTTTAGCTGCAGTATTAATCCAGCCGCTGGATATGCTTGAGACATAGCCGGGCAAGCGATGGATCCCGTGGCTTCTACTGCCGTCGATTTCGGCGCCGGCAACCGTTTCGGCAATGATTCGTGCGATGGGTTCCGACAGTCCCGCTCTGCGCAAGGCCGAAGCTAATTTGGGTTCGAGGATCTCTAGCGGGATCTGAATTTCGTCGTCCGCTACGGTCAAGTGACGCTCCGCGATGAACGCTGTTCTATTCGACAAGCTCTGTCAGTGGCGTCACTTGTCCACCGCCTCTCTCAATCGTGTCGCGCAAAGTCTTGGCAATCTCGACCGAGCCAGGCGTATCTGAATGAACCAGAATGCTTTTCGCATCCAACTTGATTCGTTTTCCCGTGATAGCTGTCACCGTGCCGTCATTCAAGAACTGGCTTGCTCTCGCGGCGATTTGATCGAGATCGTTGATGACTGCTCCCTGCTTCTTTCGCGAAACGAGCGAGCCGTCTTCCTCGTAGGCCCGGTCGGCATAAATTCGTCCAACAGTCCGCAACCCGATCTTCCGCGCGTAAGCTTGCCAAGGGCTGCCGGGTTCTCCCGGCACGATGATGTCGGGATCATAGGCTTTGAAAGCATCGAAGATGAGCTGAAGATATTCCGGTGTTTCGCGCGACATCATGCCAAAGACGCCATGCGTACCGGCATGTGTCACCTTATAACCTTCAGCCTTGGCGATCGCCGAGAGAGCGCCCAACTGGTAAAGTGCGTGTTTCCGCATATCGTGGGGATCAATCTTCATCGGAACACGACCGAAGCCTAGTAGATCGGGCAGGCCGACATGCGCTCCTAGCGCCACTCCCCGCGCTCTCGCCTGCGCCGCCATGTCGGTCATGATGACCGCATCACCCGCGTGAAAACCGCAGGCCACATTCGCGGACGAAATCAGCGCCATCAGAGCGGCGTCATCGCAAAGCCGCCAACGCCCGAACCCTTCTCCGATGTCAGAATTGATATCGATTTTCATCGTTCGCCATCCCTGCCTCGGTTTCTCGCGAAATGCGCGCTGGTACGCCGCCGTTGTCGGCCGTCGCTATCAGGCAACC includes these proteins:
- a CDS encoding NAD(P)/FAD-dependent oxidoreductase, giving the protein MYRASTYQMRSGWNAMLPPRICRPALNGKLSVDHAVVGAGFTGLAVARRLKELEPETDILIIDGGTVGENASGRNSGFSGSDLPTVSMASASRADASADALSKQNVIAVFDAEGLAWLKDLVARYGIDCGLRQVGSFKAAVSERAAAALLRMSESASTQGRTLPVYKQDALEELTGTCFYRLAIRSESTHLFQPAALVRGLADHLPSDIVFHEGTTVSNIEKVGERWHLTCPQARISARNVILANNAFVKLLGYGKDRLVSLFTYVGVTERLGNRARLLGSLPEWGMTSAQRAGGSTLRRLSDGRCMIRSLYSYEAELKESVIRRRLLDRFRRRYPHLADIDFEYVWGGVTDVTRGGAPFWGELEQGLFISAGYNGSGVAKGTALGRRLAELVAGKVAQETVTGPLGRPGWLPPEPFRFVGVRGTAMYEEFRAGADAT
- a CDS encoding Ldh family oxidoreductase: MTVADDEIQIPLEILEPKLASALRRAGLSEPIARIIAETVAGAEIDGSRSHGIHRLPGYVSSISSGWINTAAKPACEQTRPGCLAVEADNGFAQQATRAFSNRLAGMARSQGVATMFVRNSHHFGALWQDVEPLARAGLISIAMVNSRSHMAVWQGKRKTLGTNPIAFACPRTNAPPLVWDQASSIMSHGDILLHAAAGRPVPSGVGINRDGDVTTDPAAILDGGALLPFGGAKGASLAFMAEVLVAALSGGTFGFEDCSSNFPGAKTSNAGQFILALDPGAGGNASFQGQLERLIAELKHAGSTRMPADNRYRRRQAVHESGMLSVDARNWARVLSLAED
- a CDS encoding LamB/YcsF family protein; the protein is MKIDINSDIGEGFGRWRLCDDAALMALISSANVACGFHAGDAVIMTDMAAQARARGVALGAHVGLPDLLGFGRVPMKIDPHDMRKHALYQLGALSAIAKAEGYKVTHAGTHGVFGMMSRETPEYLQLIFDAFKAYDPDIIVPGEPGSPWQAYARKIGLRTVGRIYADRAYEEDGSLVSRKKQGAVINDLDQIAARASQFLNDGTVTAITGKRIKLDAKSILVHSDTPGSVEIAKTLRDTIERGGGQVTPLTELVE
- a CDS encoding MmgE/PrpD family protein, yielding MNAKRASDSQKQRPEVGRILADFCAELKFESMSAAAVEAAKRGIADTLSVALAAKAEEVAGVMGGFFAEEPGKARVWNTALRTTARNAALANGAMAHAHDFDDGNYAMVGHPSAPVLPAILALADELAASGADIIAAYAAGVEMEGRLGIAVTYEHNGRGWHTTSSLGTFGAAAAAGNLLGLDGKLMLEAFGIAASLASGLRQNFGYMTKPLHAGFAAQNGVLAAKLAKAGMRSSPNAIEGHEGFFDLFTDPEKLNADEAIRDLGLSLELIRNNPKLYPTCSLVHPALDLVTEGIASGEIVADDLEVINVGVSYHALNLMRYNDPKDALQARFSIPYCIAAALAHGDVTLGSFSDQSVAGNEIRGRMGKVNAYVHPDLSTKEQFEKVYTKGAAFTEIEAVHKSGKIHLKRQSVAVGNHQYPAPPERLRRKFETCAALSVGKPKARDLWNMLMKLETVQWSEVDSLLDE
- a CDS encoding NAD(P)/FAD-dependent oxidoreductase yields the protein MSQLPASTKVIVIGGGIIGSSTAYYLAKRGVPTLLCEKGLIGAEQSGRNQGWVRAQKRDAQEMPLIRESLRIWNDLERQLGQSVGFKQTGILTVFKRDEEAEACESWLANTCPDDIVARIVSGAELRALLPGASRPWACGLYSPNDGRAEPSLAAAAYASAARALGAQIVVSCAVRGIETRAGRICGVVTELGPVSCEAVVLAGGVWSSLFCNNMGLRLPQLKTMSSLVRAYPLEGAPKTSIKGPDFSIRTRHDGGFTIGYGAWNRTEIVPDSFRYLVDYLPMILTGGNNVRLRLGRRTLAELFQKSRWRMDEQTPFEQTRVLDPVPSLYDLRQAQRNISREFPVFANMRVAATWAGLIDVMPDTKPVIGAVDTIPGFFISSGYSGHGFGIGPAAGHLTADLVTSEKPIVDPSPFTFNRLSSVKRQPAFAQ
- a CDS encoding pyrroline-5-carboxylate reductase family protein; protein product: MVVMKESTRLLFFGGGNMGSALIRGVRQALPNLKLILVDPDVGRVEDAVRGLQGVSILPDAPSSSSGYDLLVLAVKPQNVATFSDGHRRLLAESPVLSVMAGMPLGRLMEVCGSARVARVMPNLPAFVGQGTSLGVTGQTFPISAKTAVEQVFAPVGKFEWVVDAALIDKAMPFYACAPRYIFAFAEQRRKRLARLDFDTEFAQLLVAQTMLGSAAMLAADPRSPSELKRAVISPGGTTEAGVIEMEREGALPKIVRAATSAAYRRSVELRKS